From the Palaemon carinicauda isolate YSFRI2023 chromosome 4, ASM3689809v2, whole genome shotgun sequence genome, the window TTGGCCACCAGATTATGATTCTTTTGTTACAGCTTGGCGTAAAGATACTTCCTGTGTACAATTTACATAACTTTCTTTTAACCGCTTTTGAGGACAGAAATCAAACTGATTGCGTGAAAACCTTGCTTTCAACATTCCAGATTTTACACTAATTTTGTACATGTTATTTTGATCTCTGTCTACAACACCTAGAATATTACGAGGATCCCCACGCCCTCGATCAACAAAAGTTATTGGAATGGCGACATTATCTCCTGGCATTCTGGCGGCTAGTCCGAGACGACTTTGTTTCATCATTCGCTTAGCCTGTTGTAGCTGAGTGGATTTTGAAGCTGATCTTTCAGTTCGTATCATGCCAATGCGTGAAGCGATGAGGTTTGCAGGATGTTCATCTTCAGTAAGAACAGGGTCATCTTTAATTGGGATTGGTACACCGCTAGGTAGTATTCGTTCATCAGCTGCTGATGGCATAAAAACAGAAATGATTGGCACATCAGGCGTTGATGCACTGGAAGAAGGCAAGACTTCGTCAATTGTCACAGCAGGGAAAACTTCGTCATTTGTCATAGCAGGCAAGACTTCGTCATTTGTCACAGCAGCAGGATGTTCATGTTCAGTAAGAACAGGGTCATCTTCAATTGGAATTGGTACACCGCTAGGTAGTATTTGTTCATCAGCTGCTGCAGGCAAGACTTCGTCATTGGTCACAGCAGCAGAATCATCTTGTAAATCAATAGGCTGCTCGGCGTTGATGGCAGCGAGTAAGGAATCTTCAGTTTGCATGCGCTTGATGATTTCTTGTGGTAATGAAGACGTAGCTAGACCCACTTTGGCAACACAACCAAACATTGCTGTGTATGGTGCCCTACCTATTCCAGAATGAAAGTTTGAGTTCTTTTGAACTTGTACAAACTTGATGCCAATGGACCAGTCATTGGTGTCGTTATCGCCCATCCAAGCCACCAACATATCCTTAATGTCTCCATTAGCACGCTCCAAAGAGCCTTGACTCTGTGGGTGACGAGGTTTACCATGTACTATGACAAGTCTTGGCCAGAAAAGTTCCAATTCCGTAATTACTTCAGCCGTAAATTCAGTACCATTATCTCTTTGTAGGATGGAGGGTGCACCTAtcaaagaaaaatatccaacaaattATGAGCAACTTCTGCACCGCGCTTGGAAGTCAAAGCTTTGAGAATAACAAACTTAGTgaggtgatcctggtacaccaaTATCCACTTGAATGCATGCTGTGACATTGATTGCATATCGATAAGATCAACTTGAGCCCGAGATGCAAATTCGTTTGTAAGAATAGGACAAACTACGACTCCTTTCGTTCGTGGACGTTTATGTTTCCTTTGACATTCATAATAATAGGATTTAAAGAGCTCTGTGGCGTCGCGTGTAACGTTGACATACTTCTTACTAATCTCTTTCATCATTCGGTCACGACCACCATGGCCTGTTGCAATATGTGCGCATTGATATCATCATACATATCTTCAATGCTGACATAGTACACTGGTTGTTGCTCAGGGTTGCTTCTTCTTTTGATCAATTTCTCAACATCTCCGCATTGCACTACTTCATAACTgaacaaagaaataataaaaaacaattacagtaaaatagtaatagcaattagagtaaaattttatttttttcttgttttttttttcttatatcaaaggAGAAAGAAAATTGAATTACTTTTGAGGAAGGTAGTACTCCTGACTAGTTTTTGCAGTCGTTTGTGCAGGAGCTGCTTTCACATTTTCAATAATTTGAAAGTATTGCTCTTTcggtatgaagatttttttttatcatttcatgctTCTTGTAGAGttctattttgaatttatcttcgaaTGATTCAGCCATTTTGTCTAGATTTGTGTCTAGATTCTGAAAATTAAGCCGGattagaaaattatattattttaaagtAAAACAACAGATAGTATATGATAAATATAAGTTATTATAGATAACGTTAATCTAAGGAGAAGGCAGGTGGAGGCGGACTGAGGAAGGAAGTAaggtaagaaaaagaagaaaagtctgGAGTGAAGCCTTAAGTGTCTGAAGATTGAGACGAAGCATTAGAGGGAGTATTGAAGTTAGTTATCCGATAAGAAGTATTTTGATTGTTTAGTTCCGGCCTAATGTGGTGTATAACTAGCGATTCGAGAATTTAAACATAATTTGAAGCATTACGCGTGTTGACTGAAACCTTGTCAGGCAACTAGTGTAATACAGAGCCCTTAATTTCAGCCAATACGTGAAATGACTGAAAATTTTAGCCATTATGCATAACGGCTAACGGTCACAGCCattacgtgaaatgactaaaaGTTTTAGTCATTAAGCGTAATACCTGATTACGCatgttgactgtaacatatatatatatatatatatatatatatatatatatatatatatatatatatatatatatatatatatatatatatatatatccttccaatCATGTCTGTTTCTTTATATATAGATTAGGCTTAAAAATTTTAtaagttcgtcagtccatcgtcttctcttacttcccctgcttcttttacaatgtctagagagccattctgttatttataataatattatttgtcattctcattttatgacctagccatttccatttctttttcttacatgatagattatcctctactttagtttgctcttttttctttctcttagtattATTCATACCATAcatctttccatagctatttgagttgtaactagcttatgttttaaggcttttataaggctccgagtttctgatgcataagttcataCGATTAAAAACACTTGTACTTAGAGAAATGGGCGTTTTACGTTTCATAATATAATTCTGTTCACCAAAACCTCACTATCGTAAGCATATTCTTTTAATCCCAGTTTCATGTTTttgagaaacacttactgtttgttctAAATACGTATATCTATTGAATATGTATATAGGTTCGTATATACCAttatatgttgtctctgcattttcattgaacattatcttagctttactcacaTTAATTTTCAGTTATACAAtcctactttctctattcaaatctttcatcctcttttgcaattcctcacacgattcactaaacacaactgtccTTTGCAAATCTtaggtttttaaggtattcccactttatgttaattcctacatttttctaatctaaattcttaaaaactaagcacgctgtgaattatttaggagagaCGAGGTTTcattgtttaactcctttctcaaatgGAATTCTCTCACTATCTTTTTATAGTTTTGGGATTGTTGTACCTCCCGTAtacacacagtattctaaaagttttattccaggttaggaatgatcttcctaattgggcagttgatttcggtagaacttcataagtataaacagtaaatgtttttatattgaacagggacAGATTTAGCATGCAGGGTGCCTGGgacacaagtgtttttttttttttttttagtggcctCTTCTATTTCCTACCAACATGTAGCAACtttcagtcatctgggataaaaagtaaataaataaacaacaatatcctttattgttcatatttgctttctatgaaaaattataaaagactCTTTAAACCCATAAAAAAGagtatgaaaaaaatttaatatttacatacatacatttagaaaaaaaaatattcagtgtaCTAAATTTGAATACCTATGCCTTATGCCTCATTGCCTTAATCTATGTTTGGGTTCcatcaggtccctcagtgtgaggcaccttgtatatccaccagagagctgctaatgcatcttccggtgtattttgcatcttccagtcttggatggtctgggatgcatcttaggtatttatcgagcttattcttaaacacatctacgctcactcctgatatgtttcttagatgagctggcagcacattaaatagttgctgcattattgatgctggtgcgtagtggattaatgtcctgtgtgccttccttagttttcctggtataggttttggcactattaatctacctcggcttgctctttctgatatttttagctccatgatgttttcagtaattccttctatttgcttccatgcttgtattatcatgtagcgttctcttctcctttctagactgtatagttttaagaattgcagtctttcccagtagtcaaggtccttaacttcttctactcTAGCTgtataggacctttttacactttctgtttgtgcaatatccttttggtagtgtaggtaccatatcacattgcagtacgcaggtgtactacgtacataagttttgtaaagcagtcatgtgttcagcttttcttgttttaaagtgtctgaatagcattcccctttttgctttacatttacctaacagtgttgctatttggtcgttgcataacatattcctatttaacattacaccaaggtctttaattgcttccttgtttgtgattgtctcgttattaggtcccttgtatgcatataccattccttc encodes:
- the LOC137639325 gene encoding uncharacterized protein — encoded protein: MMKEISAPSILQRDNGTEFTAEVITELELFWPRLVIVHGKPRHPQSQGSLERANGDIKDMLVAWMGDNDTNDWSIGIKFVQVQKNSNFHSGIGRAPYTAMFGCVAKVGLATSSLPQEIIKRMQTEDSLLAAINAEQPIDLQDDSAAVTNDEVLPAAADEQILPSGVPIPIEDDPVLTEHEHPAAVTNDEVLPAMTNDEVFPAVTIDEVLPSSSASTPDVPIISVFMPSAADERILPSGVPIPIKDDPVLTEDEHPANLIASRIGMIRTERSASKSTQLQQAKRMMKQSRLGLAARMPGDNVAIPITFVDRGRGDPRNILGVVDRDQNNMYKISVKSGMLKARFSRNQFDFCPQKRLKESYVNCTQEVSLRQAVTKES